In Companilactobacillus allii, one genomic interval encodes:
- a CDS encoding CvfD/Ygs/GSP13 family RNA-binding post-transcriptional regulator, translating into MKIGDKISGEISGIQPYGVFVNLSNGKQGLIHISELKHGFVSNIDNSYQVGNKIDVIVMGIDEYNDKISLSIRALHNKKIGRPILHKHFWTNYKDEIGYRTIKREKGRWINSAMSEISKEKQKK; encoded by the coding sequence ATGAAAATAGGAGATAAAATCTCTGGAGAGATTTCCGGGATTCAACCATATGGAGTATTTGTGAATCTAAGTAATGGTAAACAAGGTTTAATTCATATCTCTGAATTAAAGCATGGCTTTGTTTCTAATATAGATAATAGTTATCAAGTTGGAAACAAGATAGATGTAATCGTCATGGGTATTGATGAATACAATGACAAAATTAGCTTATCCATTCGAGCATTGCATAATAAAAAGATAGGACGACCGATTCTTCATAAGCATTTTTGGACGAATTACAAAGATGAGATAGGATATAGGACGATTAAGCGTGAAAAAGGACGCTGGATAAACAGCGCTATGAGTGAGATTTCAAAGGAAAAACAAAAAAAATGA
- a CDS encoding NAD(P)/FAD-dependent oxidoreductase has translation MNETTYDITIIGGGPAGIFSAYFARLRKLNVALIESLPKLGGQPETLYAQKNIYDVAGLPKISGTQLSDQLIQQLHFLDCDEYLNTSVTKLTRKDDLWEITTTKDTIYTKAVIIAIGNGAFEPRKLTFEYDKAIEKNNLRYFVNDIEEFRNKDVVVAGGGDSAVDWAISLNNVSNKTSLIHRRNKYRAMESSVDELNDSSVEQLNPYIIKNVTFNSTNPDKIDITLKMIKSDEVKIITADKLLVNYGFISDSKILRDWNIDLTGPFIKVDQEMETNLPNVFAIGDIVSYPGKLQLITTSFAEGPIAVTKALRNLYPDKDYFQHSTSLFEK, from the coding sequence ATGAATGAAACAACTTATGACATTACAATTATTGGTGGCGGACCTGCGGGGATATTCTCAGCATACTTCGCTCGCCTTAGAAAGTTGAACGTTGCTTTAATAGAAAGTTTACCTAAACTTGGTGGACAGCCTGAAACTCTTTATGCACAAAAGAACATCTACGATGTAGCTGGGCTACCTAAGATATCCGGTACTCAGCTATCTGATCAACTTATCCAGCAGTTGCATTTCTTGGACTGTGATGAGTATCTTAATACTTCAGTAACTAAACTTACTAGAAAAGACGATTTATGGGAGATTACTACTACTAAAGACACCATATACACCAAAGCTGTCATAATCGCTATTGGTAACGGAGCTTTTGAACCTAGGAAGCTTACTTTCGAATACGATAAGGCAATCGAGAAAAACAATCTTAGATATTTTGTTAATGATATAGAAGAATTCCGCAATAAAGACGTGGTCGTTGCTGGTGGAGGTGATTCAGCAGTTGACTGGGCAATAAGTTTAAATAACGTCTCTAACAAAACTTCCCTAATACATAGAAGAAACAAATATCGCGCTATGGAATCCAGCGTTGATGAATTGAATGATTCCTCTGTAGAACAACTTAATCCTTATATTATCAAAAACGTGACATTCAACTCAACTAATCCCGATAAAATAGATATTACACTAAAAATGATCAAATCTGATGAGGTTAAGATAATCACTGCTGATAAGTTACTAGTTAATTATGGTTTCATCTCTGATTCTAAAATTCTTCGTGATTGGAATATTGACTTGACCGGTCCATTCATCAAAGTTGATCAAGAAATGGAAACTAATTTACCAAATGTATTTGCCATAGGTGATATCGTATCTTATCCTGGAAAACTTCAATTGATCACCACATCATTTGCTGAGGGACCTATTGCCGTCACAAAGGCGCTTCGTAATTTATATCCTGACAAGGATTATTTCCAACACAGTACATCATTATTTGAAAAATAA
- a CDS encoding DedA family protein, with protein sequence MGLIDFILHIDSHMVNIVNNFGIWTYLILFLIIFIETGVVILPFLPGDSLIFAAMALAANPQYGLSSIGLFFLFFVAAVLGDSMNYEIGEHFGEFATNNRYLSKLINKEHLDEAHSFFEKHGGKTIAIGRFIPLIRTFVPFVAGSGTMHYRKFLEFNMLGAFLWVLVCSLAGHLFGNIPAVQEHFSMIIIGIVIVSLIPILITALKNRKKKSTEN encoded by the coding sequence ATGGGTCTGATCGACTTTATTCTGCACATTGATAGTCACATGGTCAATATCGTGAATAATTTCGGAATCTGGACATATCTTATACTATTTCTAATCATATTCATTGAAACTGGGGTTGTTATACTTCCCTTCTTACCTGGAGATTCACTAATATTTGCTGCAATGGCCTTAGCTGCTAATCCTCAGTATGGATTATCAAGCATTGGATTGTTCTTCTTGTTCTTTGTTGCCGCGGTTCTAGGTGATTCTATGAATTATGAGATTGGAGAACATTTTGGCGAATTTGCGACGAATAACCGGTATTTAAGTAAGCTGATAAATAAGGAACATCTGGATGAGGCACATTCCTTCTTTGAAAAGCACGGTGGAAAGACTATTGCCATTGGTCGTTTCATACCATTGATCAGAACATTTGTACCTTTTGTTGCTGGTAGTGGTACCATGCACTACAGAAAATTCTTAGAGTTCAACATGCTAGGAGCCTTTTTATGGGTTCTTGTATGTTCTCTAGCTGGACATCTTTTTGGAAACATTCCAGCTGTTCAAGAGCATTTTTCAATGATTATCATCGGAATAGTAATTGTTTCATTGATTCCAATTTTAATTACTGCTTTGAAAAATCGTAAGAAAAAATCTACTGAAAACTAA
- a CDS encoding TIGR01906 family membrane protein, translated as MSNFQKDTFYTVILALFILTLSITVTIFASYGLFFFAIKHYYLEQAVNMSFGAIMHNYNQMMNYLINPFNGTFKLDDFQSSLAGRIHFEDCKKLFMLNFGVLIGSGIYLWFQRQKRIYFKPVFKYIAIGGVILAILMAVDFDGFFVVFHEVLFRNSDWLFDPDKDPVINILPEEFFTQCFVLFFVLFEGLNIWKYIKKART; from the coding sequence ATGTCTAATTTTCAAAAGGATACTTTTTATACAGTTATATTGGCACTTTTTATTTTGACTCTTTCAATCACTGTGACTATTTTTGCAAGTTATGGATTGTTTTTCTTTGCTATAAAACATTATTATTTAGAACAAGCAGTCAATATGAGTTTTGGTGCAATTATGCATAATTATAATCAGATGATGAATTATTTGATCAACCCATTTAATGGGACTTTCAAACTGGACGACTTTCAATCGTCACTTGCCGGAAGAATACACTTTGAGGATTGCAAGAAACTCTTCATGCTGAATTTTGGGGTTCTCATAGGTTCAGGTATTTATCTGTGGTTTCAAAGACAAAAGCGGATATATTTTAAACCGGTATTCAAGTATATCGCGATAGGTGGGGTTATTTTAGCCATTTTGATGGCAGTTGATTTCGATGGTTTCTTTGTAGTATTTCATGAAGTACTGTTTAGAAATAGCGATTGGCTATTTGACCCTGACAAAGATCCAGTAATTAATATATTGCCAGAGGAATTTTTCACGCAATGTTTTGTACTATTTTTTGTTTTATTTGAAGGTTTGAATATTTGGAAGTATATAAAAAAGGCCAGGACATAA
- a CDS encoding TIGR01457 family HAD-type hydrolase, whose protein sequence is MKKYQTYLIDLDGTMYRGKDRIPEAKTFIDNLNANGLDYYFLTNNTTKTPQQVADNLTNNHLITAKANQVITPSLATAAYVKNMFEDDVSNHSAYVVGEYGLKSAIFGTGINLNETNPDVVIVGLDYDVTYHKFELATLAIKRGAFFIGTNADTNLPNERGLVPGAGSVISLVETSTQQKAKYIGKPEPDIVDFAVSVKGFDPKTAIMVGDNYNTDIKCGINADLDTLLVYTGVSTHDDIDNQTIKPTYQVESLDQWDV, encoded by the coding sequence ATGAAAAAGTATCAAACGTATCTAATTGATTTAGATGGAACTATGTATCGAGGAAAAGATAGGATTCCAGAAGCAAAAACTTTTATTGATAATCTCAACGCCAATGGCCTCGATTATTATTTTTTAACTAACAACACTACTAAAACACCACAGCAAGTAGCTGATAATTTAACCAATAATCATTTGATCACGGCAAAAGCAAATCAAGTGATCACTCCATCTTTAGCAACTGCTGCATATGTGAAGAATATGTTTGAAGATGATGTTTCAAACCATTCCGCTTATGTTGTTGGTGAATATGGATTAAAGAGTGCTATTTTTGGTACTGGTATCAATCTAAACGAAACCAACCCAGATGTAGTGATTGTTGGCTTGGATTATGACGTTACATATCACAAGTTTGAACTAGCTACTTTGGCTATCAAACGTGGTGCTTTTTTCATCGGAACTAACGCAGATACTAATTTACCTAATGAACGTGGACTAGTTCCTGGAGCTGGTTCAGTAATTTCATTAGTTGAAACCTCAACACAACAAAAAGCTAAGTATATCGGTAAACCAGAACCAGATATCGTTGACTTTGCTGTATCAGTTAAGGGATTTGACCCTAAAACAGCAATAATGGTTGGTGATAACTATAATACTGATATTAAATGTGGGATCAACGCTGATTTGGATACACTGTTGGTTTATACAGGCGTAAGTACGCACGATGATATCGATAATCAGACAATAAAGCCTACATATCAAGTAGAAAGTCTAGATCAGTGGGATGTCTAA
- a CDS encoding YutD family protein → MQETEEKEVVKQAQVSVLTDNLVTINGEKYHLVENHDDGFDREKIEERYNTVLEKYDFIVGDWGYDQLRFKGFYEDVRKESGIDNRISHLEDYLIEYCNFGCAYFILEKDKKAPEKKQRKNQSHKRNSQNHVKTGKIRSIHKNNTNSSANNTTHNKKRPVSHNKKATGSTKTRNFKIRKIGEKSK, encoded by the coding sequence ATGCAAGAGACTGAAGAAAAAGAAGTAGTTAAACAGGCACAAGTTAGTGTTTTGACTGATAACTTAGTAACTATTAATGGTGAAAAGTATCATTTGGTAGAAAATCACGATGACGGTTTTGATCGTGAAAAAATTGAGGAACGCTACAATACTGTCTTAGAGAAATATGATTTTATCGTTGGTGATTGGGGATATGATCAACTTAGATTTAAAGGATTTTATGAAGATGTGAGAAAAGAGAGCGGCATAGACAATAGGATTTCTCATTTGGAAGATTATTTGATTGAGTATTGTAATTTTGGCTGTGCTTATTTTATCTTAGAGAAAGATAAAAAAGCTCCAGAGAAAAAGCAACGTAAGAATCAATCCCACAAAAGAAATTCTCAAAATCATGTTAAAACTGGGAAAATTCGTTCGATCCATAAGAATAATACTAATAGTAGTGCCAACAACACTACTCACAATAAAAAACGTCCAGTTAGCCATAATAAAAAGGCAACTGGGTCAACAAAGACAAGAAACTTTAAAATTAGAAAAATAGGTGAAAAAAGCAAATGA
- a CDS encoding bifunctional metallophosphatase/5'-nucleotidase has protein sequence METIKIMHTNDLHSHFENFPKIKRYIDDNRKKHTEDEFYLFDIGDAMDRAHPLTEASDGQANISWLNSLHYDAATVGNNEGLGNSHEILEHLYDNANFPVVLGNLYEKNSHELARFAKPYLIIETKKHSKIGILGLTAPFILTYPLVDWDIHLVQEMLPKWLGELKNEKCDVIVLLSHLGVSMDRLIASKYQDIDVIIGSHTHHLFKNGEMDDGVLLAAAGKYGYYVGSIELTIDDNKKVISKYARTQKTSDLPESPGDKAWIEKQLDTGNALLSAQKIARIPNDLTLDLHDENAVIQTGLDAIIDYTKADAGILSSGLFLKGLKAGEVTAKDLHDMLPHAIHAMKTTMRGSDIWWMIMEMEKNRPYLRSHQQKGMGFRGKIFGELVYRGITVDEKRNVYINNEKLQMDKEYTLALLDHYLFVPYFPAIEIVGNNEILYPKFLRNVFGDYLKKKYPM, from the coding sequence ATGGAAACTATAAAGATTATGCATACCAACGATCTACATTCTCATTTTGAAAATTTTCCAAAAATCAAACGATACATTGATGACAATCGCAAAAAACATACTGAAGATGAATTCTACTTATTTGATATTGGGGATGCAATGGATAGAGCACATCCACTGACCGAGGCCAGTGATGGCCAAGCCAATATTTCTTGGTTGAATTCATTACATTATGATGCCGCTACAGTTGGAAATAATGAAGGTCTAGGTAATAGCCATGAAATTTTAGAGCATCTATACGATAATGCTAATTTTCCAGTTGTCTTGGGTAATCTATACGAAAAAAATAGTCATGAACTGGCAAGATTTGCTAAGCCATACTTGATAATTGAGACTAAAAAGCATAGTAAAATTGGAATCTTGGGACTTACTGCACCCTTTATTTTAACCTACCCTTTAGTCGATTGGGATATTCATTTGGTACAGGAGATGTTACCAAAGTGGCTGGGTGAACTAAAAAACGAAAAATGTGATGTGATTGTTTTATTGTCACATTTGGGAGTTTCAATGGATCGACTGATTGCTAGTAAGTATCAAGATATTGACGTGATAATAGGTTCACATACCCATCATCTGTTTAAAAATGGAGAGATGGATGATGGTGTATTATTAGCAGCAGCAGGTAAATATGGATATTATGTCGGTTCCATTGAACTGACTATAGATGACAATAAAAAAGTGATAAGTAAATATGCCAGAACACAAAAGACTTCTGACTTACCAGAATCACCTGGAGATAAAGCTTGGATAGAGAAGCAATTGGACACTGGGAATGCATTATTATCAGCCCAAAAAATTGCTAGAATACCTAATGATTTAACACTAGATCTGCATGATGAGAACGCGGTGATTCAAACTGGACTTGATGCAATCATTGATTATACAAAAGCAGATGCTGGGATTTTGAGCTCTGGGTTATTTTTGAAAGGATTAAAAGCTGGCGAAGTAACAGCCAAGGACTTGCACGATATGTTGCCACATGCAATTCATGCAATGAAAACTACAATGCGTGGTAGTGATATTTGGTGGATGATTATGGAAATGGAGAAAAATCGTCCATATTTACGTAGTCATCAGCAAAAAGGCATGGGTTTTCGTGGTAAAATATTTGGCGAACTTGTTTATCGTGGTATTACGGTCGATGAAAAGAGAAATGTCTACATTAACAATGAAAAGTTACAAATGGACAAAGAATACACGCTGGCATTGTTAGATCATTATCTTTTCGTACCGTATTTTCCCGCAATTGAAATCGTTGGAAACAATGAAATCCTATATCCAAAGTTTTTGAGAAATGTATTTGGTGATTATCTGAAAAAGAAATATCCTATGTAA
- a CDS encoding metallophosphoesterase has product MNYFIADTHFYHYQLLEPNNFAPRHFGDVDQMNQAMIDAWNKRVDENDTVYHLGDISMRPQNTPTNEDTYAMLKQLNGHIVLIKGNHDYRELFKFISKRNPEMPDGKLKYSFEDVGSLLKFDHHQFYCTHYPMLLGKVDKIINLHGHIHHYSVPIAENINVGVDAPERDYLSEDLPWGSPLRGEEILEMYDKKKADIAELNRK; this is encoded by the coding sequence ATGAATTACTTCATCGCGGATACACATTTTTATCATTATCAATTACTGGAACCAAATAATTTTGCGCCCAGACATTTTGGCGATGTTGATCAAATGAATCAGGCTATGATTGACGCATGGAATAAACGAGTTGACGAAAATGATACTGTTTATCATTTAGGTGATATTTCAATGCGCCCTCAAAATACTCCTACTAATGAGGATACATATGCGATGCTCAAACAGTTGAATGGACATATTGTTTTGATCAAAGGAAATCACGATTATCGTGAACTCTTCAAGTTTATATCTAAAAGAAATCCAGAAATGCCAGATGGAAAGCTTAAATATAGCTTTGAGGATGTTGGATCATTATTGAAGTTTGATCATCATCAATTCTACTGTACACATTATCCAATGCTTCTAGGGAAAGTCGATAAGATTATTAATCTTCATGGACATATTCATCATTACAGTGTTCCCATTGCAGAGAATATAAATGTAGGAGTGGATGCTCCAGAACGTGATTACTTATCTGAAGATTTACCATGGGGTTCTCCATTACGTGGGGAAGAGATTTTAGAGATGTATGATAAGAAAAAGGCTGATATAGCGGAATTAAATAGAAAGTAG
- a CDS encoding glycerophosphodiester phosphodiesterase — translation MNPKNSILKVLLVCCVFFFASGFSVIGHRGDPIKAPEETFQSFDTAFSEGADYVELDLHVSKDNVLVVSHDKNLERVTGTADIVSQHNFSELSQLTQKNGEPIHSLDQVFEHYKNNPKAKFLIETKKTSKGNPQNMESLLKECIDKYNMQSRVMFHSFSTKSLQNEAELMPDIPRIFIAGTIKRVNFDVLSYVTGVNLSSKIITPEVINTLHYMGKSVYVWDEMNESPKKWNTLVNMPIDGVVTNYPATGNEYRKLKDKSKSKTLNQNVYYVNNKDEPIYENPYRLIKTDKVVHPMDGYHITNIIKFKGKEYVQLGENQFANSSGFTPDYELGEVGSYFGAKAIYRDQQPNNYLYKDPTSSKIIGRMSDNDSERIQSVKKSGSNVWLKVRNGWIKSQYVLIQLTDKNYYGNTSKLSYYNLPENQRYKNIDLLQNLEAWKMSDNAEDLNTDLLRDYPNSNLLFPMKIESDSINHI, via the coding sequence ATGAATCCAAAAAATTCCATTTTAAAAGTTTTACTAGTTTGTTGTGTCTTCTTTTTTGCCAGTGGTTTTTCAGTTATTGGACACAGAGGGGATCCCATTAAGGCACCTGAAGAAACATTTCAAAGTTTTGATACTGCTTTTTCAGAGGGAGCTGATTATGTTGAACTAGATTTGCACGTTTCAAAGGATAATGTCTTGGTAGTATCACATGACAAAAATTTGGAACGAGTTACTGGTACCGCAGATATCGTTTCTCAGCATAACTTTTCTGAACTAAGCCAATTGACTCAAAAAAATGGTGAACCAATTCATAGTTTGGATCAAGTTTTTGAACATTATAAAAACAATCCTAAAGCTAAGTTCCTAATCGAAACTAAGAAGACTAGTAAAGGTAATCCACAAAACATGGAGTCGTTACTAAAAGAGTGTATTGATAAATACAATATGCAAAGTCGTGTAATGTTTCACTCCTTTTCAACAAAGAGTTTGCAAAATGAAGCTGAATTGATGCCAGACATCCCCAGAATATTTATTGCCGGAACTATTAAACGAGTCAATTTTGATGTTCTCTCATATGTTACTGGGGTCAACCTTTCATCAAAAATAATAACTCCAGAGGTTATTAACACTCTTCATTATATGGGAAAATCTGTTTATGTTTGGGATGAAATGAACGAAAGTCCCAAAAAATGGAATACTTTGGTAAATATGCCAATTGATGGTGTCGTAACTAATTATCCCGCGACTGGTAATGAGTATCGTAAGTTAAAAGATAAGTCTAAGAGTAAAACGCTCAATCAAAATGTCTACTATGTTAATAACAAAGATGAACCTATTTATGAGAATCCCTATCGTTTGATCAAAACTGACAAGGTCGTTCACCCAATGGATGGATACCATATTACAAATATCATTAAATTCAAGGGTAAGGAATATGTCCAGCTAGGAGAAAATCAATTCGCCAATTCTAGTGGATTCACTCCTGATTATGAATTAGGTGAAGTCGGGTCATACTTTGGTGCAAAGGCCATTTACCGTGATCAACAACCAAATAATTATTTGTATAAGGATCCTACTTCATCAAAGATTATCGGCAGAATGTCTGATAACGACTCTGAAAGAATCCAGTCTGTTAAAAAGTCTGGTTCAAACGTATGGCTCAAAGTCCGTAATGGATGGATCAAGTCACAATATGTATTGATTCAATTAACCGACAAGAATTATTATGGTAATACTAGTAAATTAAGTTATTATAATTTACCTGAAAATCAAAGATACAAAAATATTGATCTATTACAAAACTTGGAAGCATGGAAAATGTCTGATAATGCTGAAGATCTAAATACTGATTTATTGAGAGATTATCCAAATTCTAATCTCCTCTTTCCTATGAAAATCGAAAGCGATTCCATAAATCACATCTAG
- the pepV gene encoding dipeptidase PepV has product MSIDWEKEVAHRSDELINDLTELVSIDSQRDIEHKTSEYPLGVGPAEALQTFLNFANRDGLKTKNVDNLAGRIEFGDGDEMIGILAHVDVVPGGPGWNTDSFTPVIKDGNLYARGAADDKGPALASYYALKIIKELKLPTTKKAHLILGTDEESEWVGMNHYMEKETMPETGFSPDGEFPAINGEKGIVSFILDFPKPSVGLVTKFNAGIRPNMVPQIASAELNLEFGDIDEIKSAFSKFINEFTDIKGKISVDDSIANIEITGKGAHAMEPFNGINAATYLATFLNKLDLNDSQKLYFSFIANSLHLDFAGAKLGIQNTDDVMGSLTMTPDIFTFDDTKSTILLNIRYPKGDTGETLTEKINSALPDGVSASIDGHNQLPHFVDANDPLIKALVGAYFDHTGDDTKPFTVGGGTYGRILKHGVAFGAMYPGDENVMHQPNEYINIDKLLKATAIYADAIYRLIK; this is encoded by the coding sequence ATGTCTATAGATTGGGAAAAAGAAGTTGCTCATCGTTCAGATGAACTAATTAATGATTTAACTGAATTGGTAAGCATTGATAGTCAAAGGGATATCGAACATAAAACAAGCGAATATCCGCTTGGAGTTGGACCAGCCGAGGCTCTGCAAACATTTTTAAATTTCGCTAACAGAGATGGTCTCAAAACAAAGAATGTGGATAACTTAGCCGGCCGTATCGAATTTGGTGATGGTGACGAGATGATCGGTATACTTGCTCACGTTGATGTCGTACCAGGTGGACCGGGCTGGAATACAGATTCTTTTACCCCAGTTATTAAAGACGGTAACCTATACGCCCGTGGAGCTGCTGATGATAAGGGCCCTGCTTTAGCATCATATTATGCTTTAAAAATCATCAAGGAATTAAAACTTCCTACAACTAAAAAAGCTCATCTTATTCTTGGTACTGACGAGGAAAGTGAATGGGTAGGAATGAACCATTATATGGAAAAGGAAACTATGCCAGAAACTGGCTTCTCACCTGATGGGGAATTCCCAGCTATAAATGGTGAAAAAGGTATCGTTTCATTCATACTTGACTTTCCTAAACCAAGTGTTGGACTAGTTACTAAATTCAATGCAGGAATCAGACCTAACATGGTGCCTCAAATAGCTAGTGCTGAATTAAACTTAGAATTTGGGGATATCGACGAAATTAAATCTGCTTTTAGTAAATTTATTAATGAATTTACTGATATCAAAGGGAAAATCAGCGTTGATGACTCTATCGCAAATATTGAAATAACTGGTAAAGGTGCCCATGCCATGGAACCTTTCAATGGGATAAATGCCGCAACTTATTTAGCCACATTCCTAAATAAATTGGACTTAAATGATAGTCAAAAATTGTATTTTAGCTTTATTGCTAACAGTTTGCATCTTGATTTTGCTGGAGCAAAACTAGGCATCCAAAATACTGATGACGTCATGGGATCTTTGACAATGACACCTGATATCTTCACCTTTGACGATACCAAATCTACAATACTGCTCAACATTCGTTATCCAAAGGGTGACACTGGGGAAACATTAACTGAAAAGATCAATTCTGCCCTACCCGACGGTGTCAGTGCCTCAATTGATGGTCACAATCAATTACCACACTTTGTCGATGCAAATGATCCATTAATTAAAGCACTAGTTGGTGCATATTTTGATCACACTGGTGACGATACAAAACCATTCACAGTTGGTGGTGGAACATATGGACGTATCCTAAAACACGGAGTTGCCTTTGGTGCAATGTATCCAGGCGATGAAAATGTTATGCATCAACCTAATGAATATATCAATATTGACAAGCTATTAAAGGCAACGGCCATATACGCTGACGCCATATATCGTTTAATCAAATAG